A DNA window from Ranitomeya imitator isolate aRanImi1 chromosome 2, aRanImi1.pri, whole genome shotgun sequence contains the following coding sequences:
- the LOC138663887 gene encoding protein NYNRIN-like, which yields MARQLRLQCAILLPTNVTLKSCTVLNPATLLPVPMDPNGGGGSDMEKGTLFLSRMDPEEQDQVSKPHDCLELMSQETAGLPTVSSVPIPNADFELFVDGSRHQDDQGRFCTGYAVVSEHEVIKAESMPAHMSAQEAELKALTEACKLAEGKTVNIYTDSRYAFGIAHDYGPIWRARAFLTANGHPIKHAEAVQQLMNALQLPTQAGIIKVRAHTKGTDGQTKGNALADQAAKKAASSPVASKVRHLDTPPSPLVSKDILARLQEQASKEEKDRWQKIGACSDTVTGLWGRGEKVCLPQALYPMMAQVLHGNVHHSKTAMCDTLQKQWIAPGFSTCAERQVQSCMICATHNQGRTVKTPSKHTPRPLYPFQRLQIDYIQLPKVGTYEYVLVCIDLFSGWPEAYPVAKATAKTTAKKLMAEIICRYGVPEVIESDRGSHFTGEIMSEVMAALGVSQALHTPYHPQSSGKVERLNGTLKLKIQKAMAETGKPWTECLPLTLFSVRYTPNRKTGLSPYEILFGRGPNLGCFFPQQLQLKYQDLTSYVLALHGHLAKVHLTVFSSLPDPDKVPGYHPLEPGDWVVIKRHVRKSLEPRFDGPYQVLLTTATAVKLEGKPSWIHASHCKRVKEPDSR from the coding sequence ATGGCTAGACAGCTGCGACTTCAGTGTGCTATTCTCCTGCCTACTAATGTGACTTTGAAAAGTTGCACTGTCCTAAACCCCGCTACTCTTCTCCCAGTTCCTATGGATCCAAATGGGGGAGGGGGAAGTGACATGGAAAAGGGCACTCTTTTTCTTTCTAGAATGGATCCAGAGGAACAAGATCAGGTTTCCAAACCACATGATTGTCTAGAATTGATGTCTCAGGAAACAGCTGGTCTCCCTACTGTCTCTAGTGTGCCCATACCTAATGCTGattttgagctttttgtagatggatcccgtcaccaagatgaccaaggacgcttctgtaccggatatgctgtggtctcagaacatgaggtaatcaaggcagagtcaatgccagctcatatgtctgcacaagaagcagagctcAAGGCGCTTACAGAAGCGTGCAAACTAGCAGAAGGTAAGACTGTAAATATCTACACTGATTCCAGGTATGCCTTTGGCATTGCACACGACTATGGGCCTATCTGGAGAGCCAGAGCTTTCCTGACAGCAAATGGCCACCCCATTAAACATGCTGAGGCAGTCCAGCAACTTATGAATGCACTACAGCTTCCCACCCAAGCAGGCATCATAAAGGTAAGGGCACATACCAAAGGCACTGATGGACAGACAAAGGGTAATGCACTGGCAGACCAGGCTGCTAAGAAAGCAGCAAGCAGTCCTGTAGCCTCTAAAGTACGTCACCTGGACACCCCACCATCTCCACTTGTGTCAAAAGACATCTTAGCCCGGTTACAAGAACAGGCAAGTAAGGAGGAGAAAGATAGGTGGCAAAAGATAGGAGCCTGCTCTGATACAGTCACTGGACTATGGGGGAGGGGTGAAAAGGTCTGCCTACCACAGGCACTGTACCCAATGATGGCACAGGTTCTGCACGGGAATGTGCACCACTCGAAGACGGCCATGTGTGACACCCTACAGAAACAATGGATTGCCCCCGGGTTTTCCACCTGCGCAGAAAGGCAGGTACAGAGCTGCATGATATGTGCCACACATAACCAGGGTAGGACAGTGAAGACTCCATCCAAACACACTCCCCGGCCCCTTTACCCATTCCAGAGACTGCAAATTGATTATATTCAGTTGCCTAAGGTAGGgacgtatgagtatgtgttggtctgcattgatttattttcaggttggccagaagcctacccagttgccaaagctacggctaagacaacggcgaagaaactgatggctgagatcatatgcaggtatggagttcctgaagtcattgaaagcgatcggggttcccattttactggagagataatgtcagaggtaatggcagcactgggggtaagtcaagcattgcatactccataccatccacagagcagtggaaaagtggagagactaaatggaACTCTTAAGCTTAAAATCCAGAAGGCAATGGCAGAGACTGGTAAACCATGGACAGAGTGCCTTCCACTGACTTTGTTTTCAGTAAGATATACCCCAAACAGGAAGACAGGACTGTCACCGTATGAGATTCTGTTTGGCAGGGGCCCCAATCTTGGATGCTTCTTTCCACAACAGTTGCAGCTCAAGTACCAGGACTTGACTAGCTATGTGCTGGCCTTACATGGACACCTTGCTAAAGTGCATTTAACTGTCTTCAGTTCTCTTCCAGACCCAGACAAGGTTCCTGGATACCATCCCttggagccaggagactgggtagtgataaagcggcacgtccggaagagcctggaaccaagatttgatggaccataccaagtgctcctgaccacagccacagctgtcaagctcgaaggaaaacctagttggatccacgcatcacactGCAAGCGAGTTAAAGAACCCGATAGCCGATAA